A genomic window from Bacteroidota bacterium includes:
- the truA gene encoding tRNA pseudouridine(38-40) synthase TruA, with translation MRYFLEIAYRGTDFVGWQWQPNGISVQQKVDEALSTILRDDIHCVGCGRTDAGVHASQFYLHFDTNSEIPEKFTLRLNQFLPARIAIKRCIPVHEKAHSRFDAKLRAYEYHITFQKNPFATDLMVFRHFRDLDFDLMQQACDILKKYNDFPSFCKSNQGSKTTIVNIVDCYWRDEGDNKVFYISADRFLRGMVRLIVGAMIQIGKHKMTIAEFDSGISNKERFKFALSAPAHGLFLIRVDYDYID, from the coding sequence GTGCGGTATTTTTTAGAAATTGCCTATCGGGGAACCGATTTTGTGGGCTGGCAATGGCAGCCTAATGGCATCAGTGTGCAACAAAAGGTTGATGAAGCGTTATCCACTATTTTGCGAGATGACATCCACTGCGTTGGCTGCGGTCGAACCGATGCCGGGGTTCATGCATCACAATTTTATTTACATTTTGATACCAATTCAGAAATTCCGGAAAAATTCACTTTACGATTAAATCAGTTTTTACCTGCACGGATTGCTATAAAACGTTGTATTCCTGTCCACGAAAAAGCACATAGCCGTTTTGACGCAAAATTACGAGCGTATGAATATCACATCACTTTTCAAAAAAATCCATTTGCAACCGACCTGATGGTATTTCGTCATTTTCGGGACCTGGATTTTGATTTGATGCAACAAGCGTGTGACATTTTAAAAAAATATAACGACTTTCCATCTTTTTGTAAAAGCAATCAGGGTTCAAAAACAACTATCGTAAATATTGTAGATTGTTATTGGCGGGATGAAGGGGATAATAAAGTATTTTACATCTCAGCCGACCGATTTTTACGTGGTATGGTACGGTTAATTGTTGGCGCAATGATTCAAATCGGCAAACATAAAATGACAATTGCCGAATTTGATTCAGGCATTAGCAATAAAGAGCGTTTTAAATTTGCATTAAGCGCGCCTGCGCATGGATTATTTTTAATCCGGGTGGATTATGATTATATCGATTAA
- a CDS encoding T9SS type A sorting domain-containing protein — MKLTTTPKRLTAYSTMAAAVLAIPKDADAQVIYTDINPDKVVFTTGPLDSLHLDVDGDSVTDFIFNAFYFYSSYTASGNNYDHLGVQGVNGARIAYTLQSTNIYTFSNALFTNLSAKFAQILPANTPINNTLNFANNAEFFYQQCFNAIYSSAPDYCWTQGMGIGVVKYIGFRLKNGPLKYYGWMRVSISNTTPFVPVPTSINILDYAINWTPNTPILAGQGLICIVTDPLGTGTTAAHWAKVYWEPQPGLSYYEVAYREPGGVWESKLVAPDKTSTKINGLNCSTDYEWQIRCACADGSLSEYSESQFFTTASCRLENEADDDSDEAVSIYSNANRVFVYFDEPLTEPAQLFIYNMLGQIMLATPVENQQNIFELNLPTGMYTANLVTPTGNIGKVIAINQ, encoded by the coding sequence ATGAAATTAACAACTACCCCAAAACGCTTGACGGCCTATTCTACGATGGCTGCAGCAGTTTTAGCCATTCCAAAAGATGCCGATGCCCAAGTTATTTACACCGATATTAATCCTGATAAGGTGGTATTTACAACGGGACCTTTGGACTCTTTACATCTTGATGTAGATGGCGACTCAGTAACCGATTTTATTTTTAATGCATTTTATTTTTACTCTTCCTACACAGCTTCAGGAAATAATTACGACCATCTTGGTGTCCAGGGAGTTAATGGTGCAAGAATTGCCTATACCTTGCAATCGACAAATATTTATACCTTTTCGAATGCATTATTTACTAATCTAAGTGCAAAATTTGCACAAATATTACCTGCAAATACACCCATCAATAACACATTAAATTTTGCTAATAATGCTGAATTTTTTTACCAACAATGTTTCAATGCAATATATTCGAGTGCGCCTGATTATTGCTGGACTCAAGGTATGGGTATCGGCGTTGTAAAATATATTGGCTTCCGGTTAAAAAACGGCCCACTAAAATATTATGGCTGGATGCGGGTTTCAATCAGTAATACCACACCGTTTGTTCCAGTGCCAACTTCCATTAATATTTTAGATTATGCCATCAATTGGACACCAAATACGCCAATTCTTGCAGGTCAGGGTCTCATTTGTATTGTTACTGATCCATTAGGCACTGGAACTACCGCTGCACATTGGGCAAAAGTATATTGGGAGCCACAACCGGGATTATCCTATTACGAAGTAGCTTACCGGGAACCGGGTGGTGTTTGGGAATCTAAATTAGTAGCACCGGATAAAACGAGCACTAAAATAAACGGATTAAACTGCAGTACTGATTATGAATGGCAAATTCGTTGTGCCTGCGCCGACGGGTCGTTGTCTGAATATTCTGAATCACAGTTTTTTACAACAGCTTCGTGCAGACTTGAAAATGAAGCAGACGACGATTCAGATGAAGCAGTTTCTATTTATTCGAATGCAAATCGGGTATTTGTTTATTTTGATGAACCCTTAACAGAACCTGCTCAATTATTTATATATAACATGTTGGGGCAAATAATGTTAGCCACACCGGTTGAAAATCAGCAAAATATTTTCGAATTAAATTTACCTACGGGAATGTATACTGCAAATCTCGTTACCCCAACCGGTAACATTGGAAAAGTAATTGCAATTAATCAATAA
- a CDS encoding aminotransferase class IV, whose translation MQQQFNPKNENIFIWVKDKLYPRSEAKISVFDSAVQGGDAVWEGLRVYNGNVFCLYEHLERLQASAHAMMFQQIPDNDFIIHAIESTLKANDMFDGAHIRLTLTRGEKITSGMDPRLNQSGCTLIVLAEWKEPVYTNAVTLITSSVRRNSPANLDSKIHHNNLINNILAKIEANVAGADDALMLDNNGFISETNACNIFMIKNGMVFTPNADACLPGITRKTVITICNQNNIPIHLKNISLTEMYNADQVFTTGTMGELTAVKMIDGRTIVNRSGVDLMQTINNLFSKLTHGV comes from the coding sequence ATGCAGCAGCAATTTAATCCGAAAAACGAAAACATTTTTATCTGGGTAAAAGATAAATTATATCCGCGCAGCGAAGCAAAAATTTCTGTTTTTGATTCTGCGGTTCAGGGTGGTGATGCTGTTTGGGAAGGATTACGTGTATATAATGGAAATGTGTTTTGTTTATATGAACATCTTGAACGCCTGCAGGCAAGTGCACATGCTATGATGTTTCAGCAAATACCGGATAATGATTTTATTATACATGCTATTGAATCAACGTTAAAGGCAAACGATATGTTCGATGGTGCACATATTCGTTTAACATTAACACGTGGTGAAAAAATTACCTCAGGAATGGACCCGCGCTTAAATCAGTCTGGTTGTACATTAATTGTGCTGGCAGAATGGAAAGAACCGGTTTATACAAATGCAGTTACACTAATTACATCTTCTGTTCGTCGCAACAGTCCTGCCAATTTAGATTCAAAAATCCATCACAATAATTTAATCAATAATATTCTTGCAAAAATAGAAGCCAATGTCGCTGGTGCTGATGATGCTTTGATGCTTGACAATAATGGTTTTATATCGGAGACAAATGCCTGTAATATTTTTATGATTAAAAACGGAATGGTATTTACACCAAATGCCGATGCTTGTCTGCCCGGAATTACCAGAAAAACAGTAATTACCATCTGCAACCAAAATAATATCCCAATCCATTTAAAAAATATTTCGCTCACCGAAATGTATAATGCCGATCAGGTTTTTACAACAGGAACAATGGGTGAATTAACTGCCGTGAAAATGATTGACGGACGAACAATTGTGAATAGGAGTGGAGTTGATTTGATGCAAACCATTAACAATTTATTCAGCAAACTTACTCATGGAGTGTAA